Proteins encoded together in one Peribacillus asahii window:
- a CDS encoding amidohydrolase, which produces MAINDTELEKYLVEFKRDLHMNPELSNEEYETTQKIKEALKSQNITILDLPLKTGVVAEIKGSKPGPTIALRADIDALPILEQADVAFPSTNKGVMHACGHDFHTSVILGAAFLLKQAEEKLAGTIRFIFQPAEETSHGAKAILETGALDDVDAIFGLHNDPTLQVGELGTKHGVLTAAVDRFEIRVTATGAHAAKPEEGNDPIIITSHIISALQTIISRNVAPREAAVLSITQIHSGNTWNVIPDSAYLEGTVRTFSRTERAFIEQRMRQVLHGIGVTFDAKVEFFWHSGPPSVDNTPEWADFALEIGDKTGYTTKTLEASSIGEDFALYQEKIPGAFVMIGSGGPYDLHHPKFKIDDTALFPASQYFYELAVGVLEKSNLK; this is translated from the coding sequence TTGGCTATAAACGATACAGAATTAGAAAAATATTTAGTAGAATTCAAACGTGACCTTCATATGAATCCAGAGTTATCAAATGAAGAATACGAAACGACTCAAAAAATTAAAGAAGCACTAAAGTCCCAAAATATTACCATTCTGGATTTACCACTGAAAACTGGAGTCGTTGCCGAAATTAAAGGCAGCAAACCCGGCCCAACTATTGCGCTTCGTGCTGATATTGACGCACTCCCGATTTTAGAACAGGCGGATGTGGCGTTCCCATCTACCAACAAGGGAGTCATGCATGCATGTGGACATGATTTTCATACGTCTGTTATATTAGGAGCCGCTTTTTTATTAAAGCAAGCAGAAGAAAAGTTAGCAGGAACCATCCGCTTCATCTTCCAGCCAGCAGAAGAAACATCTCATGGTGCGAAAGCAATTTTAGAAACAGGGGCATTGGATGATGTCGATGCGATATTCGGACTTCATAATGATCCAACTTTACAAGTAGGCGAGCTAGGGACAAAACATGGGGTATTAACAGCTGCTGTGGACCGTTTTGAAATACGGGTAACAGCAACGGGTGCACATGCAGCAAAACCAGAAGAAGGAAATGACCCGATTATTATTACGAGTCACATCATTTCGGCGCTTCAAACGATTATTAGCCGAAACGTTGCACCGCGAGAAGCGGCTGTGCTCAGTATTACGCAAATACATAGCGGAAATACATGGAATGTGATCCCGGATTCCGCTTATTTAGAAGGAACGGTTCGTACATTTAGTAGAACGGAACGAGCATTTATTGAACAACGTATGCGGCAAGTGTTACATGGTATTGGTGTCACATTTGATGCAAAGGTTGAATTCTTTTGGCATTCAGGACCGCCATCCGTTGATAATACACCAGAATGGGCCGATTTCGCCCTTGAAATAGGAGATAAAACGGGCTATACCACAAAAACGCTCGAAGCTAGCTCTATTGGCGAAGACTTCGCTTTATACCAAGAAAAAATTCCAGGTGCCTTCGTCATGATTGGCTCAGGCGGACCATATGACTTACACCATCCAAAATTCAAAAT